A stretch of Halichondria panicea chromosome 1, odHalPani1.1, whole genome shotgun sequence DNA encodes these proteins:
- the LOC135343412 gene encoding uncharacterized protein LOC135343412: MSLINVGTVAFGSPSQILVYLRSLGLLADDMDCVRCGDDMEERLRRDVKDGYKWWCKACKTRKTVRAGSFFEKSKIPLRTWILLIHLWAYQLPVCTVAQMVEVNKETAINVFQWLREVCSMKLVNTSIILGGSGVVVQIDESLFRHKPKHHRGRATTTEMWVFGMVDTSTTPSLGYMEIVQDRRAATLLPIINAHVAAGTTIYSDQWSAYSQVGSLPNVGSHSSVNHSLNFVDPATGVHTQNIESYWSSAKRKLKAMKGCHAHQLPSYLDEHMWRERYGSDGCTAYSSITQDIRQQYPV; this comes from the exons ATGTCTCTCATTAATGTTGGTACAGTAGCTTTTGGCTCACCAAGTCAAATATTAGTGTATCTAAGAAGTCTTGGTTTGCTCGCAGATGACATGGATTGTGTTCG TTGTGGTGATGACATGGAAGAGAGACTGAGGAGAGATGTGAAGGATGGGTATAAGTGGTGGTGCAAGGCGTGTAAGACGAGGAAAACTGTAAGGGCGGGCAGTTTCTTTGAGAAATCAAAGATTCCCCTTCGGACTTGGATCCTCCTGATTCACCTCTGGGCCTACCAACTTCCGGTGTGTACAGTGGCTCAGATGGTGGAGGTGAACAAGGAAACGGCCATTAATGTGTTTCAGTGGTTGCGGGAGGTATGCAGCATGAAGCTGGTAAATACCAGCATCATTCTCGGTGGAAGTGGTGTAGTAGTCCAGATAGATGAATCACTGTTTCGTCACAAGCCTAAG CACCACCGGGGAAGGGCAACCACCACGGAGATGTGGGTATTTGGGATGGTGGACACCTCCACGACTCCATCGTTAGGATATATGGAAATAGTTCAAGACCGACGGGCAGCCACACTCCTCCCAATAATCAATGCCCATGTTGCAGCAGGGACAACAATTTATTCGGACCAGTGGAGTGCCTATAGCCAGGTTGGCTCTCTCCCCAATGTTGGTAGCCACTCAAGTGTGAACCACTCACTCAACTTTGTTGATCCAGCTACGGGAGTTCATACCCAGAACATTGAATCCTACTGGTCATCGGCCAAAAGGAAATTGAAGGCCATGAAAGGCTGTCATGCCCATCAGCTACCCAGTTACCTGGATGAACATATGTGGAGGGAAAGATATGGATCAGATGGCTGTACAGCTTACAGCAGCATCACACAAGACATAAGGCAGCAGTACCCAGTTTAA
- the LOC135343487 gene encoding hemicentin-1-like yields MKWTLAFLIAATIIGYSQAAHTEVGVAPSFNSEQEDVVVFATNADGSNSDLSLQCDVSGTPTPTVTWYRGDDVVDASFVLSNGTFLFQNITKGDYASTAGVIYHCEATNTIGEPGFIATIRSRDITVHYAFFGGFMPAEEERTFIPTAPAVPLPGMLIGIDIALECRVGDSQPPPDIVWFQDDFVAPLVEDKDGNAIRFLEGGRWAYIRDIETFPHEYHCEVSNARMNGSERSPQTYFVNGTGLDETNFVYKEIGDLTALSTDNFEFSYVSSEGTANRACLFYFNGVQIPALGAVGAITNLLPPPPSLVTLQCRSNQVNVVSSGTVTVQQRAMIMMDPLDSREVIVGSSSAMPTSFSCANTGFPAPSTVWYFNGDRVDSSFVGIVFDDTMLTIENPQVSHSGVYQCFVSNIVSEDNAAWLLEVRAPVAPIALAFNETAIAGAMRDRQVGTLFMGDFGTMVTVPVSVEADPCPSVQWSFKGSNIANGDKYTITNPCSDTNAASPFTFMLTVTNLTNETSGAYFATFSNLAGSGSLSAVYITIPVATSDPISSLSLSVIDNPAAMCLLNASTVTMTCQTNGFPRPEVKFLMGRNIITPGEGNFLRVSQTFADQIQLSDIVTEDAGIYRCERSSESIEFAEEPFVFCTEPFVTNFSSSPNTIEGAELEVDCEIMGIPTPTITWLKGGNMLSSGEDISIVTPSGNLFLSRVTIDSATSANAGTYTCVGTNPAGTVTRDISVEVNAGLVAGLSLAEIIGIAAGGAGFILVIVLIILLLVCVYMCARSSKSVDLAPYNVSGGKSYTDYSADPRGNVDRDSDEEDVAQPEAFSPEYESLPALRPAAPPMYKPTPNYPHGAPLGGDDIEMMKVPPPDTDSFVGAPAYRRDNGDYRPSPDDFLSEDAQFV; encoded by the exons ATGAAGTGGACGTTAGCGTTTCTTATAGCGGCTACAATTATCGGCTATAGCCAAGCCGCACACACGG aggtAGGAGTGGCTCCTAGCTTTAACAGTGAGCAAGAAGATGTGGTTGTCTTTGCAACCAACGCTGATGGATCTAATTCAGATCTTAGCCTACAATGCGATGTTTCTGGGACCCCTACACCTACCGTGACTTGGTACAGGGGAGATGACGTGGTTGACGCTAGTTTTGTGCTTTCGAATGGTACCTTCTTGTTTCAAAATATCACTAAGGGAGACTATGCTTCCACGGCTGGAGTTATCTATCACTGTGAGGCTACTAACACCATTGGAGAGCCTGGCTTCATTGCAACCATCCGTAGTAGAGACATCACTGTCCACTATGCAT TTTTCGGTGGCTTTATGCCAGCTGAGGAAGAGCGTACGTTTATACCCACTGCACCTGCTGTTCCATTGCCTGGTATGCTTATTGGTATCGACATAGCTCTTGAGTGCAGGGTTGGGGACTCGCAGCCACCTCCAGACATCGTGTGGTTTCAAGACGATTTTGTAGCACCTTTAGTCGAGGACAAAGACGGTAATGCCATAAGGTTTCTGGAGGGTGGAAGATGGGCCTACATTCGAGATATTGAGACTTTCCCACACGAGTATCACTGTGAAGTAAGCAATGCTCGAATGAACGGATCAGAGAGAAGCCCTCAGACGTATTTTGTCAATGGTACTGGACTAGATGAAACGAATTTTGTGTACAAGGAAATAGGAGATCTCACGGCTTTGTCGACTGATAACTTTGAATTCAGCTATGTTTCTTCAGAAGGGACAGCAAATCGTGCTTGTCTTTTCTATTTTAATGGTGTTCAAATTCCTGCCTTAGGAGCAGTAGGTGCGATCACAAATTTATTACCTCCTCCCCCATCTCTGGTCACTCTGCAATGCAGATCCAACCAAGTCAATGTTGTCAGTAGTGGAACAGTCACAGTGCAAC aAAGAGCCATGATAATGATGGATCCCTTGGACTCACGTGAAGTGATTGTAGGATCAAGCTCTGCTATGCCTACCTCCTTCTCCTGTGCCAACACTGGCTTCCCTGCACCCTCAACAGTGTGGTACTTCAATGGAGATAGAGTTGACTCTTCATTCGTTGGAATTGTCTTTGACGACACTATGCTAACTATTGAAAACCCTCAAGTCAGTCACTCTGGAGTGTACCAGTGCTTTGTCAGTAATATAGTGTCTGAAGATAATGCTGCCTGGTTGTTGGAGGTCAGAGCTCCAG TTGCACCCATTGCCCTGGCTTTCAATGAGACTGCCATTGCTGGAGCAATGAGAGACAGACAAGTTGGTACTCTCTTTATGGGTGACTTTGGGACCATGGTCACAGTACCTGTGTCTGTGGAGGCTGACCCATGCCCGAGTGTACAGTGGTCCTTCAAGGGCTCGAACATTGCTAACGGAGACAAGTACACTATCACCAACCCTTGCAGTGATACTAATGCGGCATCTCCCTTCACGTTTATGTTGACCGTGACTAATCTGACCAATGAAACATCAGGAGCTTATTTTGCCACCTTTAGCAATCTCGCTGGAAGTGGGAGTCTTTCAGCCGTGTACATTACTATaccag TTGCCACTAGCGATCCAATTTCTTCATTGAGCTTGTCAGTTATTGATAACCCTGCTGCCATGTGTCTACTCAACGCCAGCACTGTCACCATGACTTGCCAAACCAATGGCTTCCCACGGCCTGAAGTAAAATTTCTAATGGGGCGCAACATCATCACTCCAGGAGAGGGGAACTTCCTAAGAGTCTCACAAACCTTTGCCGACCAA ATACAACTGTCTGATATTGTAACGGAAGATGCTGGAATATACAGATGTGAACGTTCAAGTGAATCTATTGAATTTGCCGAGGAGCCATTTGTATTTTGCA CCGAGCCGTTCGTCACAAACTTTAGTTCATCACCAAACACAATAGAAGGCGCTGAACTGGAGGTGGATTGTGAGATCATGGGCATCCCCACACCGACAATTACGTGGCTTAAAGGTGGCAATATGCTCTCTTCAGGAGAGGATATCAGTATTGTTACGCCTTCTGGCAACCTGTTTCTGTCTCGAGTAACTATCGACAGTGCCACATCAGCCAATGCTGGTACATACACTTGTGTGGGGACTAATCCAGCCGGAACAGTTACCAGGGACATCAGTGTGGAGGTCAATGCAGGCCTAG TTGCTGGCTTATCTCTGGCGGAGATCATCGGTATAGCAGCCGGGGGTGCTGGTTTCATCTTAGTGATTGTATTGATCATTCTCCTCCTGGTGTGCGTTTACATGTGTGCCAGGAGCTCCAAATCAGTTGATCTGGCGCCCTACAATGTCTCAGGGGGAAA ATCATACACTGACTATAGCGCTGATCCACGTGGCAATGTTGACAGAGACAGTGATGAGGAAGATGTGGCACAACCCGAGGCATTTAGCCCAGAGTATGAGAGTCTGCCTGCACTTCGACCTGCTGCTCCTCCCATGTATAAGCCCACCCCCAACTACCCACACggag CTCCACTCGGAGGTGATGACATTGAGATGATGAAAGTGCCTCCTCCGGACACCGACTCTTTTGTGGGTGCTCCTGCTTACAGACGA GACAACGGTGACTACAGACCTAGCCCCGACGATTTCCTATCAGAAGATGCACAGTTTGTGTGA
- the LOC135343379 gene encoding hemicentin-1-like produces MLSNGTFLFQNITERDYASTAGVIYHCEATNTIGEPGFNATIRSRDITVHYAYFGGFMPTEVERTFIPTAPATSGFGIDIALKCRVGDSQPLPDIVWFQDNSTTPLDESLTGTIVRFLEGGRWAYITDIETFPHDYRCGVRNARMHELVRSPQTYFVNGTGLVTGENFVYKEIGDLTAFSAKGEDEDFEFSYVASRGILNRVCAFSNSDGSSAVSNAAVGTIHNLPAPPAVVTLECREGQVTSISSGTVTVQRKAVITVDPSNTREVIVGRGPATTFSCANTGYPATSTVWYFNGDVIDSSFVGIVFDDTMLTIANPQVSHSGVYQCFVSNTVSEDNAAWLLEVRAPAAPIALAFNETAIGAVRDRQVGTLFVGDFGTMITVPVSVEADPCPSVQWSFKDSNIASGDQYTITNPCSDVNAASPFTFMLTVTNLTIETSGNYSATFSNLAGSGVLPDLYITVPVPTSDPISSLSLSVIDNPAPMCLLNASTVTMTCQTNGFPRPEVKFLMGRNIITPGEGNFLRVSQTFADQIQLSDIVTEDAGIYICERSSESMEFAEEPFVFCTEPFVTNFSSSPNTIEGAELEVDCEIMGIPTPTITWLKGGSMLSSGEGISIVTPSGNLFLSRVTIDSATSDNAGTYTCVGTNPAGTVTRDISVEVNAGPEAGLSLAEIIGIAAGGAGFILVIVLIILLLVCVYMCARSSKSVDLAPYNVSGGKSYTDYSADPRGNVDRDSDEEDVAQPEAFSPEYESLPALRPAAPPMYKPTPNYPHGAPLGGDDIEMMKVPPPDTDSFVGAPAYRRDNGDYRPSPDDFLSEDAQFV; encoded by the exons ATGCTTTCGAACGGTACCTTCTTGTTTCAAAATATCACTGAGAGAGACTATGCTTCCACGGCTGGAGTTATCTATCACTGTGAGGCTACTAACACCATTGGAGAGCCTGGCTTCAATGCAACCATCCGCAGTAGAGACATCACTGTCCACTATGCAT ATTTTGGTGGTTTTATGCCAACTGAGGTAGAGCGTACGTTTATACCAACTGCACCTGCTACTTCTGGATTTGGTATCGACATAGCTCTTAAGTGCAGGGTTGGGGACTCGCAGCCACTTCCAGACATCGTGTGGTTTCAAGACAATTCTACAACTCCTTTAGACGAGAGCCTGACCGGTACTATCGTAAGGTTTCTGGAGGGTGGAAGATGGGCCTATATTACAGATATTGAGACTTTCCCACACGATTATCGCTGTGGAGTAAGGAATGCTCGAATGCACGAACTAGTGAGAAGCCCTCAGACATATTTTGTCAATGGTACTGGACTAGTAACTGGAGAGAATTTTGTGTACAAGGAAATAGGAGATCTCACAGCTTTTTCTGCAAAGGGAGAGGACGAGGACTTTGAGTTCAGCTATGTTGCTTCACGAGGGATACTAAATCGTGTTTGTGCTTTCTCTAATAGTGATGGTTCCAGCGCTGTTTCTAACGCAGCAGTGGGTACGATCCATAACTTACCTGCTCCTCCAGCTGTAGTCACTCTGGAATGCAGAGAAGGCCAAGTCACTAGTATCAGTAGTGGAACAGTCACAGTGCAAC ggaaaGCCGTGATAACAGTGGATCCCTCAAACACACGTGAAGTGATTGTAGGACGAGGCCCTGCTACTACCTTCTCCTGTGCCAACACTGGCTACCCTGCAACCTCAACAGTGTGGTACTTCAATGGAGATGTAATTGACTCTTCATTCGTTGGAATTGTCTTTGACGACACTATGCTGACTATTGCAAACCCTCAAGTCAGTCACTCTGGAGTGTACCAGTGCTTTGTCAGTAATACAGTGTCTGAAGACAATGCTGCCTGGTTGTTGGAGGTCAGAGCTCCAG CTGCACCCATTGCCCTGGCTTTCAATGAGACTGCCATTGGAGCAGTGAGAGACAGACAAGTTGGTACTCTCTTTGTGGGTGATTTTGGGACCATGATCACAGTACCTGTGTCTGTGGAGGCTGACCCATGCCCGAGTGTACAGTGGTCCTTCAAGGACTCGAACATTGCTAGCGGAGACCAGTACACTATCACTAACCCTTGCAGTGATGTTAATGCGGCATCTCCCTTCACGTTTATGTTGACTGTGACTAATCTGACCATCGAAACATCAGGAAATTATTCTGCTACCTTTAGCAATCTTGCTGGAAGCGGGGTTCTTCCAGACCTGTACATTACTGTACCAG TTCCCACTAGCGATCCAATTTCTTCATTGAGCTTGTCAGTTATTGATAACCCTGCTCCCATGTGTTTACTCAACGCCAGCACTGTCACCATGACTTGCCAAACCAATGGCTTCCCACGGCCTGAAGTAAAATTTCTAATGGGGCGCAACATCATCACTCCAGGAGAGGGGAACTTCCTAAGAGTCTCACAAACCTTTGCCGACCAA ATACAACTGTCTGATATTGTAACGGAAGATGCTGGAATATACATATGTGAACGTTCAAGTGAATCTATGGAATTTGCCGAGGAGCCATTTGTATTTTGCA CCGAGCCGTTCGTCACAAACTTTAGTTCATCACCAAACACAATAGAAGGCGCTGAACTGGAGGTGGATTGTGAGATCATGGGCATCCCCACACCGACAATTACGTGGCTTAAAGGTGGCAGTATGCTCTCTTCAGGAGAGGGTATCAGTATTGTTACACCTTCTGGCAACCTGTTTCTGTCTCGAGTAACTATCGACAGTGCCACGTCAGACAATGCTGGTACATACACTTGTGTGGGGACTAATCCAGCCGGAACAGTTACCAGGGATATCAGTGTGGAGGTCAATGCAGGCCCAG AAGCTGGCTTATCTCTGGCGGAGATCATCGGTATAGCAGCCGGGGGTGCTGGTTTCATCTTAGTGATTGTATTGATCATTCTCCTCCTGGTGTGCGTTTACATGTGTGCCAGGAGCTCCAAATCAGTTGATCTGGCGCCCTACAATGTCTCAGGGGGAAA ATCATACACTGACTATAGTGCTGATCCACGTGGCAATGTTGACAGAGACAGTGATGAGGAAGATGTGGCACAACCCGAGGCATTTAGCCCGGAGTATGAGAGTCTGCCTGCACTTCGACCTGCTGCTCCTCCCATGTATAAGCCCACCCCCAACTACCCACACggag CTCCACTCGGAGGAGATGACATTGAGATGATGAAAGTGCCTCCTCCGGACACTGACTCTTTTGTGGGTGCTCCTGCTTACAGAcga GACAACGGTGACTACAGACCTAGCCCCGACGATTTCCTATCAGAAGATGCACAGTTTGTGTGA
- the LOC135343371 gene encoding hemicentin-1-like, which produces MTASGGVLVFLCIYGTNIVFSAHTEVGAAPTFNSEQEDVVVFATNEDGSNSDLSLQCDVTGTPTPTVTWYRGDDVVDAGFMLSNGNFLFQNITEGDYASTAGVIYHCEATNIIGEPGFNATIRSRDITVHYAFFGGFMPAETVRTFIPTALPTSGFGTDIALECKIGDSQPPFDIVWYQNGTPLVENTVTNDVRFLEGGRWAYIRDIETFPRDYHCRVSNARMHELVRSPQTYFVNGTGLVDGMDFVYKEIGNLTAFSTEEKNENFEFSYVSSQGTLNRVCAFSNIGGSNANSNAAVGTIPNLPAPPAVVTLQCRSDQVTIISSGTLTVQRKAVITMDPLEANVREVIVGRGPATSFSCANTGYPATSTAWYFNGIEIDSSFVGIVFDDTMLTIANPQVSHSGVYQCFVSNTVSEDNAAWLLEVRAPAAPTALAFNETDIGAVRDRQVGTLFMGDFRTMVPVPVSVEANPCPSVQWSFKGSTIANGDQYTITNPCSDVNATSPFTFMLTVTNLTNETSGAYSVIFSNLAGSRVLPDLYITVPVPTSDPISSLSLSVIDNPVVTCLLNASTVTMTCQTNGFPRPSVQFLKGRETITPGVGTFQRVSQSFADQIQLSDILMEDAGTYRCELSSDSSVFSEKPFVFCTDPVITNVSSTPNTIVGVRLNIECEVRGIPTPDVTWRKDGNVLSSGDGIDIFRPSDNPFLSRIIIDSATLADAGVYTCVGTNAAGTVSMVTSVEVMITDMDMLEEPLSMEFIIGLAIGIPTIILLITLVVILLLLSLLLVKSRKKGAYTTDPVIYDTIEDNSSPNPVVISVNAAYGLAEENTSGGNKEYETIEGNFTPDPVLTSDNPAYGLEEPGAK; this is translated from the exons ATGACAGCAAGTGGAGGAGTTCTTGTCTTTCTCTGCATCTATGGCACCAATATCGTGTTCTCTGCACACACAG AGGTAGGAGCGGCTCCTACTTTCAACAGTGAGCAAGAAGATGTGGTTGTCTTTGCAACCAATGAAGATGGGTCTAATTCAGATCTTAGCCTACAATGCGATGTTACCGGGACCCCTACACCTACCGTGACTTGGTACAGGGGAGATGATGTGGTTGACGCTGGCTTTATGCTTTCTAATGGTAACTTCTTGTTTCAAAATATCACTGAGGGAGACTATGCTTCCACGGCTGGAGTTATCTATCACTGTGAGGCTACTAACATCATTGGAGAGCCTGGCTTCAATGCAACCATCCGCAGTAGAGACATCACTGTCCACTATGCAT TTTTCGGTGGTTTTATGCCAGCTGAAACAGTGCGTACATTTATACCGACTGCACTTCCTACTTCTGGATTTGGTACCGACATAGCTCTTGAGTGCAAGATTGGGGACTCGCAGCCACCTTTTGACATTGTGTGGTATCAAAACGGTACACCTTTAGTTGAGAACACAGTCACTAATGACGTAAGGTTTCTAGAGGGTGGAAGATGGGCCTATATTCGAGATATTGAGACTTTCCCACGCGATTATCACTGTAGAGTAAGCAATGCTCGAATGCACGAACTAGTGAGAAGCCCTCAGACATATTTTGTCAACGGTACTGGACTAGTAGATGGaatggattttgtgtacaaGGAAATAGGAAATCTCACAGCTTTTTCTACAGAGGAAAAGAACGAGAACTTTGAGTTCAGCTATGTTTCTTCACAAGGGACACTAAATCGTGTTTGTGCTTTCTCTAATATTGGTGGTTCCAACGCTAATTCCAACGCAGCAGTGGGTACGATCCCTAACTTACCTGCTCCCCCAGCTGTAGTCACCCTGCAATGCAGATCTGACCAAGTCACTATTATCAGTAGTGGAACACTTACAGTACAAC ggaaaGCCGTGATAACAATGGATCCCCTGGAGGCGAACGTTCGTGAAGTGATTGTAGGACGAGGCCCAGCTACCTCCTTCTCCTGTGCCAACACTGGCTACCCTGCAACCTCAACAGCGTGGTACTTTAATGGAATTGAAATTGACTCTTCATTCGTTGGAATTGTCTTTGACGACACTATGCTGACTATTGCAAACCCTCAAGTCAGTCACTCTGGAGTGTACCAGTGCTTTGTCAGTAATACAGTGTCTGAAGACAATGCTGCCTGGTTGTTGGAGGTCAGAGCTCCAG CTGCACCCACTGCCCTGGCTTTCAATGAGACTGACATTGGAGCAGTGAGAGACAGACAAGTTGGTACTCTCTTTATGGGTGACTTTAGGACCATGGTCCCAGTGCCTGTATCTGTGGAGGCTAACCCATGCCCGAGTGTACAGTGGTCCTTCAAAGGCTCTACCATTGCTAACGGAGACCAGTACACTATCACCAACCCTTGCAGTGATGTTAATGCGACATCTCCCTTCACGTTTATGTTGACCGTGACTAATCTGACCAATGAAACATCAGGGGCTTATTCTGTTATCTTCAGCAATCTTGCTGGAAGCAGGGTTCTTCCAGACTTGTACATTACTGTACCAG TTCCCACTAGCGATCCAATTTCTTCATTAAGCTTGTCAGTTATTGATAACCCTGTTGTTACGTGTCTACTCAATGCCAGTACTGTCACCATGACTTGCCAAACCAACGGCTTCCCACGGCCTTCAGTACAATTCCTAAAAGGGCGAGAAACCATCACTCCAGGAGTTGGGACCTTTCAAAGAGTCTCCCAATCCTTTGCCGACCAG ATACAACTGTCTGATATCTTAATGGAAGATGCAGGAACGTACAGATGCGAACTTTCAAGTGATTCTTCTGTATTTTCCGAGAAGCCATTTGTATTTTGCA CCGATCCAGTTATCACAAATGTTAGTTCTACACCAAACACAATAGTAGGCGTTAGACTGAATATAGAGTGTGAGGTCAGGGGCATCCCCACACCTGACGTTACATGGCGTAAAGATGGCAATGTGCTTTCTTCAGGAGATGGTATCGATATTTTCAGGCCTTCTGACAACCCATTTTTATCTCGAATAATTATCGACAGTGCCACGCTAGCCGATGCTGGTGTGTACACATGTGTGGGGACTAATGCAGCCGGAACAGTTTCCATGGTAACCAGCGTGGAGGTCATGATAACTGATATGGACATGCTAG AAGAACCATTGAGTATGGAGTTTATTATTGGACTGGCTATTGGGATTCCCACCATCATCCTCCTCATAACTCTGGttgtaatattattattgctcAGTTTATTGCTCGTGAAGTCAAGGAAGAAAGGCGCTTACACTACAGACCCTGTCATCTATGACACTATAGAAGACAACAGCTCCCCAAATCCTGTTGTGATATCTGTAAACGCAGCATATGGTCTAGCAGAAGAGAACACATCAGGTGGCAATAAAGAATATGAAACCATCGAAGGTAACTTCACTCCGGACCCTGTACTGACTTCTGACAACCCAGCGTACGGTTTAGAAGAGCCGGGGGCGAAATGA